ATTTACTGTCAACTTGTGAAGGGAAATCAAAAGTGTTGTTGTTCATCCAATTTCCCCTGCACTAATGGAGGAAGAAGGTTTTTCACTGCTATTCATGCTCcaccttcacagaatcacagttTTTGGGTCTAGTCTTGAGACCACAGCGAATTCAAGGTACATGTCACATCATGCCTCTCTTCCCAGTATAGTAATGAATAAATCAGAAAATCTAGTGTCATTAAATTCTAGGGGGAAGAATTtgaaaagagaagaaagaaaagttattcAATATGTGTTATTGATAGTCTAAACTATTGTAATGTTCTAGCTAGATTGGACTTGTGTGGATGTAATAACTAATCAATGAGAATAGTGTCCTCCTGTTGCCTTGTGCAGGATTCCCTGCTAAAAATCATGCGTGCGACAAGATCTCAAGTTCCATTCTCTATCTCTGAAGAAAATATATAAGAGCTCTTAAACTAACTGTGGGAAAATTAATTCCACTTAGAAAGGAATTTGCTTATTTCCAATACTCTTCAGGCATCTTTAATCATGCTTGCTTGGAGTAGGGCTGATGTTCATTTGACCAACAGTGCTGCATTCTTTGGACCATAACAGGAGCATTTCCAAGATGTAGAAGCAGCCAAGATAGCAGTTAAGGCAGATGGAAGGACCCTTGACTTGCCTGCAAAATCCAGGTATTACGTTAGACTTAACTTTTTCTAATCAAAGTcagttttgttgttgttgttgttgttgttgttgttctacTACAAGAAACATCTCCTCATTTCATTGATGTTCTACTGCCCATTTTCGATCAGTTTGGTTGTAAACAGACCCGTTGTATCAGCAGATCATGTTTAATATTATTTGAGTGATTAGATTTAAGATTAAGATAACCATGAATCACATACATGATCATCCATGCTCCCTGTGACTGTCCTGCTGAAAACAAGTCCTTCACctaatttattttgttttctcctcatttttaattatatatgtaCATACACGATTGAATCGATCATAAATGGTGCCCTGTGCTTAGAGGGGACAGATGATGAAAAACTAGAACTCCATGGATGGGACAACTAGGCTTTGATTCTCTGTGGCATTTGGTGAGGATGCAGGAACCTTTCTTGGAAGATTTTAGGTTCCAAGCATATTTAATTGTATCAGGATCATCATTGATCATGTGGAAAGAAAGAATAGgatttttaattcattttctacacttgtttcttgttttattttgGAGTCAAATTGAATGCATCACAAGCCATTTTCTAGGATGTTTTAATTGTATAGCTTGAAACTAATGGAACAAGTGGGGAAAAAAAGATTGAGGCTTATAACAAAACAAAAATGTTTGGACAGGTCATGTCAAATCATAATGAATACCAAGCTAAATTATTGGAGATTTGTTTATTGTTTGGTGCTCCCAAATAGAATGTCTAAATGGAAAGTAGAGAAGAAAAAGATTCTTTAAAGAAAACTTTACTTTTCAATTGGGTTTGGTTTacaagtaaccaaaatgaaacCAAACTAACAGATTGCTAATACAATCCTAACACTTTACTTTTCTGCATGAAGTAGAAAGCCATGCAGAAAGAACAATCTCGAGAGTAGATAGATTGACAAAATAGGAAGTCTTCTCAAAATCCAATTAGATTATCAGAGGTCTAGTATTAACTATGAAACTCAGCACCTCCATAGCCAAAAGAGCCATGTCTAGTTTGCTCAGATTGGAACTCTGGCCCCTCCTAAACTCTGCTCGCTTCCTTCTCTTGATCAATGGTGTGTTATACCTATAAAGACATGATGATAGTGACTTGGTGAAGAAAGGAGATTCATAATACATTCATTTGTTGCTCTTGAACTTGATAGTGCTAGTTGTGTTGTTGATTTGTGGCTCACACCTGAGTTCCTGTTCTTTTCCAAGTGGTTGCAGCACTGATGATACTTCTCGTGAATTACAAATGCTTATTCTTCTCACATGACAAACATTCAAAAGTGGTTGTGATTCCAATTAGTATCTACTGACCACTGAAAAACACACTGTcgcaaaaatatttttcttgctCTAGTTGTTCATTTCTTATGACTGAAAGTGAATCATTAGCATGTTTTGTAGTATCTTTCTTCTTGtagcatttcaatttcaactaAGCTAGCTGTTTGGCTAAGAAAGTAATCAAATAATTAGCCACTGATTACTTGAATGGCCACAATCTGACCATGTAAGGTTGACATTGCACAATGAGAGGATAAGAGCATGACTTTTGTAATGCAAAAAAAGTTTTAATGCTTGTGTATACTTTGTCAACCATGTCTTCTTTGTCAATCATTTAAAAGTGTTTTTCAGGAAGCAAATGAAAAGGAAAAGCATGGACAGCAAGATCATTCatgttttcaaaaccaatattggATTTCATTTGCCTTTTCTATTGTTGGTTCTTTTCTATACAGAATGGCCTCTTCAAAAGAATGTTCAGTTGAATGTTTTCTCTGTTTTTTCCTCCTTTTTCATGATTCTGATTGCCCAATGCTCATACCAATTGATcgagagttagaagaagaagatgatgatgatgaacaaACTCTTCAAGGGACAACCTAAACAAGTGGATTCATTCTTTTTAGGGGGTTtttaaagagagggaaagaacAATAagcaagaaaattcaaaaaagaaaaattgTAATAATAGAAAAACTATAATCGAAACGAGGTGTTACACTTTTAATTAACATGATCAGGTCCCCTTCATGCCCTGCGCTTGTTGCAGCTCTTAGCGGAGGCGCCGCCACCGGCGCAGAAGTCGAAGAGGACGGGGGTGCCGCACTTGGGGCACCGGAGGTCGGCGGCGGAGAGCATCACGTACATGAGGCAGCGCGGGCACCCGCCCACCACCATCGACGCCGCCTCCCCCGGGCTCCCCTGCTCCGCCTCCGACGACAGGCACGAGCTCGGCGAAGATGCCTCC
This genomic stretch from Zingiber officinale cultivar Zhangliang chromosome 7A, Zo_v1.1, whole genome shotgun sequence harbors:
- the LOC122000451 gene encoding protein GL2-INTERACTING REPRESSOR 2-like, whose product is MSWNRGGQKLDLKLNLSLVPTAPRGEASRRRGAAENEEASSPSSCLSSEAEQGSPGEAASMVVGGCPRCLMYVMLSAADLRCPKCGTPVLFDFCAGGGASAKSCNKRRA